From Tachysurus fulvidraco isolate hzauxx_2018 chromosome 6, HZAU_PFXX_2.0, whole genome shotgun sequence:
cccacacacactctctctctctctgactgtcccTCCCCCCCCGTCTCCCTCTATCCCCCACACAGGTGATCCGTCCTGAGACCTGCACTCCCTGTAGGAAGAGAATCCGTTTTGGGAAAGTGGCGGTGAAGTGCAGGGATTGCCGTGTGATCGCTCATCCTGAGTGTAAACAGATGTGTGTGGAACAATGTtcctcaaacacacagagaactgTCCAGGCTGgtgaggtaacacacacacacacacacacacacacacacacaccttcttacCAAGGTACCATTACAACATGGACAGTAAGCAGGAACAGAGTCGTACACAATAACACCTGGAAGGATATCATGCCATTAACACAGAGGATGGATAGAAGGAAGAAGAATTGATTGATGGTTAGACTTATGAAATAAAGAGggtagaggatggatggatggatggaaggatggaaggaggaTGGATAGGTGGTAGATGGATGTTCATCCTCATGAGTGATGGAATTAATGACACCATGGGATGGCTTGGTTATGAGGTGACCTGGATGTGCTCCACACCGATCGTGTGCTGGTTCCTCTTCTGGGTTTCACAACACTATGATGATGACATTGTTTACTTTCTTCCTTCAGACACTGATGCTTCTGAACCTGAGCTGCTACAGGTGCTATATATCTCTGGTGATGGATCCTCACGCCAAGGTCCTGGGATGTCTTTTAGATCTCTTAAGATTCATCTGTCAGTGCATGCAACCTTGGAGAAATCATGGACAACCTTCTCACCTCACATCCCTAAACTGACTCATGACATCCGCTCATTCCCTCTctataacattataacattagGAGGATCAGGAACccatttttctccacacaggtCACTCAACAGGTCCCGTGTGATGACTTCGAGTCTACACTAATGCTTCCaagatatctctctctctagctccctccctctctcagtctctctctctctctgtctctctctctctagttccctctctcagtctctctctctccacccccctctctctccctccctctctctctgtctctctgtctctctctctctctctctctctctctctctctctctctctctctctctctctctctagctccctctctcagtctctctctctctctctcctccccccccctctctccctccctctctctctctctctctctctctctctctctctagctccctcgctccctctctcagtctctctctctctccttctccccccctctttctccctccctccctctctgtctctctctgtctctgtctgtctctctctctctctctctccctccctccctcagtctctctcagtctctctcttgttccctctctcactccctccctctctgtctttctctctttctctctctctctctctctctctctctctctctctctctctctctctctctctctctctctctctctctctctctctctctctcccttcttccctccccctccctctctctttccctccctccctctctgtctctctctcctctcgtctctcgtctctccctctctctctctctccctcgctcgtactctctgtctctctctccctcaggtTATCTCTCTACGCCtctcttccctccctccttttctctctctctctctccctcctccttgcactccctctctctctccgtctctctctctccccttctccctccccctctctctctctatctttccctctctccctcccctccctctcttcaGTCTCTCTTCCCCTTcttccctccccctccctctctctccctccctccctctctgtctctctctacctctctctctttctctccctttctctccctccctccctcagtctctctctctttctccccctccctctcttcctccctttctttctctctgtcttgtttAGATGATCTTAATTTGTTCCTCATGTTTGTCTTCTTCCACTTTGTAGGACACTTTGGAGAGTTTTTGTCCCTCTGCTCCGCCCCGGATCCCTGCGCTGATTATTCAGTGTGTTAAAGAAATTGAGCGTCGTGGCCTTGAGGAGGTAAACACAGGCCTTATTGATCTCAGAACACTGGGGACTTCCCCTGATTTACATCTTCTGTACTTTCCTGTCctttatatttctttacttttctttcattgcttaattttcttcccTTTCCATCAagtctgtttctcttttcttcattGTCTtgccttcatttctttttcatttctttacttaattatctcaccccccccccttaaattttatttctttccttctatTTCTATCCTTCACACTTTTACGcattccttcctttcctttattttttatttcattgcttTACTCCTTTTtgtcctttctctttcttctttcctttggTTTCCACTTTCcgccttttcttttcctctttccttcACTTTTTTCTCCGTATTCGGAAATGAATTTAGTAGAACTAgacactatgtgtgtgtgtgtgtgtgtgtgtgtgtgtagaagggaCTGTACCGTGTCCCAGGAGGAGAGCGAGCAGTGAAGGAGTTACGGGAGCGATACCTCAGTGCTAAAGCTCCTCTGCTGCTGCACAGAGTGGATGACATTCATGTGGTTTGTGGCCTCCTGAAGGACTTCCTGAGAAAACTCAGAGAGCCGCTCATCACCTTCACACTCCACAAAACCTTCATGGGGGCAGCAGGTAacaattcaacacacacacccacacacacatttacatttacagcatgtgacagaccccttatctagagcgacgtacataagtgcttaaatctctaacattgaatacattaatgctgctcactaggttacagacttaagataccatgagtttaaaacctttgttcaaagttacaatgaaaaagtgtcaaaggtttttttgtaaatgcaaaagataaggaaagaagtgctagttgaagtgtttcctgaataagtaggtcttcaaccgccgcttgaaaataaccagtgactcggctgtccggacctctaggggaagttcatcccaccacctcggtgcagaacagagaagagtcttgtagtatacttgcctcttaccctgagagatggtgggaccagtcgagcagtgctggtagatcggaggttgcggggtgcagtgtgaggagtgatgagggctttgaggtaagagggagctggtccatttttggctttgtaggccagcatcagtgttttgtatcggatgcgtgcagctacaggaagccagtggagggatcgcagcagtgtggtggtgtgtgggaactttggcaggttgaacacaaaccatgcagctgcattttggaccatttgcagaggacggattgtgttcatatgtagacctgccagcagtgtgttacagtaatccagtctagaaatgacaagagactgaacaagtacctgagcagtctgtgtggggaaaatggccgaatccttctaatgttgtagagaagaaaccgacatgagcgagtcacattagggacatgagaggaaaaggacagttgattgtccatggttacaccaagggtgtgagctgtggctgaaggggagatcagatcgttgtgcaaggatatagcaagatcgtgacctggggatgaatcacctgggatgaacagcagttcagttttgctaggattgagctttaactgatgagcagtcatccatgatgaaatttctgccagacatgctgagatccggtcagaagctgtggcatctgagggtgggaaagagaagataagttgtgtatcatcagcatagcagtggtaagagaacccatgtgatgaaataacttcaccaagagagtgagtatacagggagaaaagaagaggaccaagtactgagccctgtgggacgccagtggagattcacacacactcacaaacacacactcacacacactctcacactctctcacacccacactcacacacactcagacacactctcactcactcacacacacacacacacacacacacacacacacacacacacacacacacacacacacacacacacacacacacctgtgtttatTCAGAACTTCAGAAGCTTTTCTTTGTCATTAGATAAAAGTTTGACGCCTCCTCACATGGTATCTCCGTAATGTAAACTGTGATCATCTCCTTCAGGGATAATTCATGATTATCATTAATAcagttttcattaaaataatatttttcccTTCAGGGCAAATTACTAGACGTCAGGCTCAGATGAGTTTCTTaatgagatttttttctctctgtgaaaTACTTCAGTGAATTTCCTAATGAACATTTGGCACTTAACCATTTTTTTCCCAGaggaatttaaaaatatatattttgtcatgTTTCATATTGTTCAACTTTATTTCAACACTAAAgctgattttattaataaacaagttTGTGGTGTAAGACTGATTTCTTTAtctgtgcattttattaaaagacAGATGAGTTTCATCATGTTGTAGcccttgctgtgtgtgtgtgtgtgtgtgtgtgtgtgtgtgtgtgtgtgtcggtgtgtgtgtgtgtgtcggtgtgtgtgtctgtctgtgtgtgtgtgtgtctgtctgtgtgtgtgtgtgtctgtctgtgtgtgtgtgtgtctgtctgtgtgtgtgtgtgtgtgtctgtctgtgtgtgtgtgtgtgtctgtctgtgtgtgtgtgtgtctgtctgtgtgtgtgtgtgttgaatcagCCCTGAACTTAATATAGTGTTGAATATTCAGACAGCATCCCGTTTCCAGCAGACAGCTTCTCATCCTGAATTAGAATAAACTCCTGAACTTCTGCTCTAATGATGTGTATGAAAGATTCTGTTTACTCCAGAGCTTCTGCCTTGTGCTCCTCTGTAACCTGAGTGAGGGGGGAGTGATCTGGAGAGAGGCGTGGCCTGTATATCTGTATCTCAGTCAAGGAGGCGGAGTCTCTGCATTGGTATCACAGTgtgagtcgctctggataaaggcatgtACCCAATACTGTTGatgtaaggaggtgtggcttatgtttatctcagtgaaggaggcgtggcttttgTATTTGCATCTCACTGGCCTTGGTCTTAATGCTAGTATCCACCCGTTTCATATAATTGGGCGTGGCTTCTGTACCTATATGAGGAAAGGAGACGTGGCTTCAGTGTCTGTATGAGCAAATGGGGCGTGgctatgtgtctgtatgagtgaagggggtgtggcttctgtgtctatGAGTGAAGAAGGCATGACTTCTGTACATATATGAGGAAAGGAGGCGTGTCTTCTGTATCTGTatgagtgatggaggtgtggcttctgtgtctgtatgagtgatggaggcgtggcttctgtgtctgtatgagtgatGGAGGcgtgtcttctgtgtctgtatgagtgatGGAGGcgtgtcttctgtgtctgtatgagtgatggaggcgtggcttctgtgtctgtatgagtgatggaggtgtggcttctgtctgtatgagtgatggaggtgtggcttctgtgtctgtatgagtgatggaggtgtggcttctgtgtctgtatgagtgatGGAGGcgtgtcttctgtgtctgtatgagtgatGGAGGcgtgtcttctgtgtctgtatgagtgatggaggtgtggcttctgtgtctgtatgggtgaaggaggcgtggcctctgtattttatttgttttatttaaacatattcaTCATTTATTAACAGAACTAGCAGATGATGATAACAGCTCAGCGATGATGATGCAGGCCATAGGAGAGcttccacagccgaacagggaGACTCTCGCCTTCCTGATACTGCACTTACAGAGGTGAaggacgcgcacacacacgcacacacatccgcacatacacacgcacgcacacacaaacacacacacatgcatacacacacacacaaaaacacacacagacaaatacacaaacaaatagacaaacacacacacacacacacatacatacatacacacacatacatacagacacacacacatacgtacatacacacacatacatacacacacacacacacacatatgtacatacacacacatacatacacacacacacacacacacacatacgtacatacacacacacacacacatacacacatacatgcatacacacacacacacatacatgcatacacacatacatacacacacacacacgcacacagaaataAGAAATCTAATAAATCTGATCACATAATTTGTGAAGGTGAAGTGTTGTGAAGTGCTGGAAAAGTTCACGCTTTAACACTCAGCACTATTGAGAAccatgttgtgtaaatgcaGTTGTCCGTGGTAACATGATGTGTTAAATAGGGTTACTCAGAGTCCTCACTGTCAGATGGATCAGAACAATCTGGCTCGTGTTTTTGGACCAACTATTATCGGACATGGCATGTCAGAGCCGTCTCCCCTTACCATCATGAGAGACACCAACACGCAGCCCAAAGTGAGTTGCACActaaagggtgtgtgtgtgtgtgtgtgtgtgtgtgtgtgtgtgtgtgtgtgtgtgtgtgtgtgtgtggcctcatTACACTGCACTGTATATTCCTCATGACCTTCATGTTGTGATCTTTGTCTTCAGGTGATGCTGCGCCTGCTCTCTTTCCCGTCTGATTACTGGAACAGATGccttactgcagagagagatcagcccagatcacacacacaccctgatcaGCTTATCTCTTCTCTCATACAGTCCAACATCAGCAACCCCACTCCAGCCTTGGACCGAGGTAAACACAACTGTGTGTTTTAAGGTTCTCTACTAGATGTTGGATCATGGTTGTGTGGATTAGTGATTATTCAGGTACAggaacattagtgagatcagactctgttgTTGGGATGttaaggagactccagttccagttcatcgtagtgttcagtggtgttgagtcacaATCAGAGATCTTCCAATTTCTCCAAACTTCACCTTAAggccatgtcttcatggagctgttCTATGCTCTTTGTGTATAGCTGTTCTACACAACTGTGTGCTTCTAGCAGTTTGGAGAAGATCCACTCTGGTACTTTTGTCCACTAGTCCGAATGTCAAACCCTTTGTAATGACAGTAATTTGGAGCTACAGTTCGGTTCAGGTCAGATGATTGACTCGAAagttagacttttttttttttttttttgctttaataatCAAATCTCAGGAGATaatatacacacttacacaccagagacacttacagtacatgtaccTCATGTTAGGGGCTTTGCTCAgaagcccaacagtggcaacttTATTGTCCTGGGgttcaaactcatgaccatcTGTTCAGTCATCCAACGCTAAtttgcataaatgtaaatggtttaAAACTGTAAGAATGAACTTGGTCTCATTACGTTCCCTTAAATATATGAAAAGTATAGTGTTAAAGTTAATAACACTTCATATTTGCTTGCACTAACTGCATCAAGCCAGAGACCCACTGACTCTAAACTGTTGTGTTGTTCTTGgtgatgcttttccaggctTGTAACTTCTCAGTTGTTGTTGTGGCGCTGATGTTCAATTAGGACTAAAGTAAAATATCCCCATTAAACCTGGAGGaggtgatgtttgtgtgtgtgtgtgtgtttgacgtGCTGAAATAGCTGAGCTGCGTTACTGGAAGATTTAGCACTTTGGAGATGCTATTTCTCCATTTAcactcatttacattttgtcCTTTGCCTTTTTATGGagtaacaggtgtgtgtgtgtgtgtgtttcacagatCGGATGTTCAAACCCGTTACCTCTCCTGAGTTGAGTAAATACAGCAGGACTCCAGGTGGCTCCTCCATCAAGGGCAGAATCAAGACCCTAGGCAATGCTTTTAACAACccgtaagacacacacacacacacacactcacgcgcttTAATCtcagtaaaaaaatgtatttagtaTCCTGTTGTGTTCCAGACCCAAACCACGACCTGAACCGGCAAAAAAGAAGTTCTTTACATCACCCAAGTGAGAGGGACAGGACTGCGacagggtctgtgtgtgtgtgtgtgtgtgtgtgtgtgtgtgtgtgtgtgtgtgtgatcactggATGTTTTGGTACTTTTGATTATGGGAACactatgaaaatgtaaataaactttATGCAGCAAGGTGTGTGGTTAGTTAAATATGTTCccatattaaaacacacacacacacacacacacacacatattcctgTCATTAACATATCAGAATAATTCATGCAAAAAACCTCTTGTCATTCATCTGATTAtatgttgttatattttaatatatttaagatGAAGGAAAGTTAAGTTGCAGCTCTGACACTTGAGACTCCTCCCATAACATACATCACAGTCCCTACATCAGCAGTGTGAGAGAGcggttaccatagaaacaagtGGATATAAACCCATGAGCGTCTGGATGACCGTCAGAGCCGCTTTTATAAAAACTCAACCCCTTCTGACTGATCACAACCCACAGCTCAACACAGCAGTGTAAATCAATCCCAATAGTAAGTGTATGAGTTCTTTCATTAAGTccacacattaatatttaactcttactttattaaacacaacacacaccttaacattATGACCTGATGATTGACACTTCAGTACAGGAAGCTCCTGAACCTCGCTCACATTCTTTTAGAGAACAAACAGTTTTTGGCAGAAAAAAGTCACGACATTATCAGAAAAACGTAgatctgtattttttaaatatttgtgtcttaaagcagcttagaggatttgcataaataaagattattataatgAGGCTTGGATCTTAATGTCCTGTTTCAGTAAATCACAGCTGAGCACCAGACTGTACTAAAACCaacgaatacacacacacacacacacacacacctgtctcacattcagtaatgtaatataaaccTTCACATGTCTGCTGTTTATAATGGAGGTAAAATCATCACTGCGGTGAAAAACTGCCCTGTTTTGTTTGATACTTTATTTCATAGCTAATTAACAAAAGCCGTTTAGTTTATGTACGAGTTAGCGTAATTCTCGCTGCTCGCTGTAATTGGCTAAAACGTCCACAGGCCCTGAAAGTCCTGCTGGTGCTCTACAGTGAACTGATACCCAATTAATTACTGACaaattaattaaacacacagcGATCCAGATCCAGTGTGTTAGACGATCTGTGACCGGAGTGTAGTTAAACTTTACTAAGTGATCTTTAGCCAATGGAATTATTTATTGGACCAAATCACAATAAATAAGCTAATTAGAATAAACACAAAAGGCTCTTAGAGGAAATTTGTCATTACTGTAACCGGACGAGAAAGGATCATTAATAGGGAGTTTGGGAATTCTGTCTAAAATAGAGCACTATGTAAAAGAAGTCAGCAGACTGGTTTATTTCCAAACACACAGCCTCAAACTAAacaggactgaagagaataTTTTGGCGAACGCGTTGCGAGACACATCGAATATCCGTTACAGGATGATCTGGTTTTTAAAGCTGCGGTTGAGGTCTTTGTGCGGCAGGACGATGGAGTTGAGGATGATCACTTCAGACGGGATCGTCACGTTACagcctgcaaacacacaaacacaaaaatgttaaaactaCAGAaacttgatgatgatgatgatgaagatggtgGACGTGTGGTCATACCCAGTATGGTGATGGACGGTGTCAGTTTTCCGTCTCTGAACAGAGTCTCGCTGTCGATTTTGGCATACGGGTCGTTGGGGTTCGGGTCACTCGGCGTTCCCTCCACTCTCGCCCACTTCCCGACGGTGCTGTCCCACCCGATTATACTGTTTAACACACAGCTGtgatcctgcacacacacacacacacacagctcaggtgTCTGTATAGGACTCATCTTCTGAGAACAGTCAGAGCTCTGTGTCAAACCAGATAAAAGTAAGAGGGAAATAAAGAACATGCTTGTAAAGTGGCTCCGTGGAGGATGATGGACTCTCTGACTCGAACCCCGGCGCCGATCGTCACTCCGGTTCCTATTGACACGTTTGGACCCAACTGCGAGAATCCAAACATATGATAATGAAGACTTCAACAGTATTAAAAACAGAGTAACTCACCACGATGCTAccatcaccatgcttcactgagCAGATCCACAGCATATAATCCTAATAAATCAGCCTACAGGTGAGGACTTTAATACTCACCACAGCAGTGGGGTCGATGTTAGCGGTAGGATGGACGTAAACATTTCCTGAAACAAGACACAACCGGCAATGATAAAGGATTTAGGATCTACTGAAGGTATTAAACTGGAACATTATACAGATGTACTACACCTTTAAATGACTAATTACTATCTGCTTATGTCCCTTAAATGGATTTAAAGGTCCACTATATCCATCTCCATGTGATAAgatgtagcctagtggttaaggtgttgggccactgatcggaaggtcatgagtttgaatcccatgtgcaccaagctgccactgttgggcccctgagcaagacccttaacccttgattgctcagttgtataaaatgtaagagtCTGGTAAACgctgtaaatattaaacataaccTTGATGCCATTAACTAATTGGTAcagtttaatatattttttccagcATCCGAGTGCTTACAGTTTCTCCCATGCTGCATTCTAGAGGATTATAAAGGATGTCATTCATAAACCTACACATACAACATCAGTCAGtcattatagaaaaataaaacaccggaaaattaaatctttttataaaacagattaaaaaaaaaaaaagagtcgcAGTGACGGAGACGGAGTGTGAAGTGCAGCAGTACGACATTACCAATTACTTTGGGTCCTCTGTCCTTATTGGTGGCCAGTCTCTCAGGATGGGTCTTATGGTACTGGGTCAGATACAGCCGACTGGCGTAGATAGCTGACCTGAAAAGgagactttggtaagcgctccgcttgattgctCCACGCCTGCggaaacatttgtttcttcctaaccgttatgcgctccacactccagttcagttggtggcggtaaatgcaccttaagttggtttgccatccaacaataaaaatcagatgcttacgaggcacaatacaaactacaggctatcaattacacggttgtaaatgggaatagagcagctgaaagaattcaacatcaatgtatctatggttcggaagtggaggaagcaagaaaatgtactgcgctgttaagaagacacagtagatgaggattttgatggatttgtgggagaagattgattaaaaaataatgtgtgttgttaaatagtagaataaagttaaactaaactcactgttttgcttctgttaccttttttgtaggccgtatgttttagcatgcgccttataatacggtgcgccttataatacggtgcaccttataatacggtgcaccttataatacggtgcgccttataatacggtgctccttataatacggtgcgccttataatacggtgcgccttataatacggtgcgccttataatacggtgccgcttataatacggtgctgcttataatacggtgctgcttataatacggtgctgcttatgtatgggttaagtacagatatagaccccgtaattgagactgcaccttataatccggtgcaacttatagtgtggaaaatacggtatattatattatttatattgcaGTAATGTATAAAACAGATTATGTTCTCACCCTGCAGATTTAATCTGACTCCAGAACCGGTCTGTTTTGTAGACGTACAGTTTCTCCTGAGCCGCCAGAGCCGTGAAAATATCCTGCTCCAGACGGATCACCTCGGCTCTTTGCCAGCCGTTACACTGCTCATCTctgccatgcacacacacatacatacacacacacacacacacaaccacacacataaatacacacccacccacacacacacccacacacacacacccacacccacacatacacacacacacacacacacacatacacacacatacacacacacacacacacacacgcacacgcacacacaaacacacacacacacacgcacacacaatcacacacacgcagacacgcgcacacacacacacacacacacacctgttactCCATAAAAAGGCAAAGAGACCCTTTACTTTTGTCCTAATTG
This genomic window contains:
- the si:ch1073-416j23.1 gene encoding rac GTPase-activating protein 1 isoform X1 translates to MGEEFIRELLTLCLHRLAFEQNTHSELELIEVVRNFEVVRKKWLHAELELKKYKELLVKSDVARAALEVKLKHARNQVDVEIKKRNKVEADYQYLERQMLLMTKILAQDTKTNDCLNEEQRNILASFHHGGANITQQRGKRLSVIDASSFLSHSDISYDRTDDDLDLDSAVLKPLNSRPREKRRSSLGPNLGLPTQRRGRLSGRSGDLLSVRQSEKEVEATVVTASVSTPDNGGQIHMVIDITQEMPELIRTQADILPSVSEQTSVWAHSQITEVEMEETNVEPKVHLSLDPIMESNVQHANVQHANIQHANVQHANVQHNVVQHVFLPKTVIRPETCTPCRKRIRFGKVAVKCRDCRVIAHPECKQMCVEQCSSNTQRTVQAGEDTLESFCPSAPPRIPALIIQCVKEIERRGLEEKGLYRVPGGERAVKELRERYLSAKAPLLLHRVDDIHVVCGLLKDFLRKLREPLITFTLHKTFMGAAELADDDNSSAMMMQAIGELPQPNRETLAFLILHLQRVTQSPHCQMDQNNLARVFGPTIIGHGMSEPSPLTIMRDTNTQPKVMLRLLSFPSDYWNRCLTAERDQPRSHTHPDQLISSLIQSNISNPTPALDRDRMFKPVTSPELSKYSRTPGGSSIKGRIKTLGNAFNNPILLCSRPKPRPEPAKKKFFTSPK
- the gmppaa gene encoding mannose-1-phosphate guanyltransferase alpha-A isoform X1 — encoded protein: MLKAVILIGGPQKGTRFRPLSFEVPKPLFPVAGVPMLQHHIEACTKVPNMKEILLIGFYQPNEELNRFLSSAQQEFKIPVRYLQEYAALGTGGGIYHFRDQILSGSPQEFFVLNADVCSEFPLEDMLRFQKEHGDSNSFIILATTANRKQSLNYGCIVENEQTSEVLHYVEKPSTFVSDIINCGIYLFTPEIFQHIGAVFRKNQQDVMLYPYEGDEQCNGWQRAEVIRLEQDIFTALAAQEKLYVYKTDRFWSQIKSAGSAIYASRLYLTQYHKTHPERLATNKDRGPKVIGNVYVHPTANIDPTAVLGPNVSIGTGVTIGAGVRVRESIILHGATLQDHSCVLNSIIGWDSTVGKWARVEGTPSDPNPNDPYAKIDSETLFRDGKLTPSITILGCNVTIPSEVIILNSIVLPHKDLNRSFKNQIIL
- the si:ch1073-416j23.1 gene encoding rac GTPase-activating protein 1 isoform X2, with the translated sequence MGEEFIRELLTLCLHRLAFEQNTHSELELIEVVRNFEVVRKKWLHAELELKKYKELLVKSDVARAALEVKLKHARNQERQMLLMTKILAQDTKTNDCLNEEQRNILASFHHGGANITQQRGKRLSVIDASSFLSHSDISYDRTDDDLDLDSAVLKPLNSRPREKRRSSLGPNLGLPTQRRGRLSGRSGDLLSVRQSEKEVEATVVTASVSTPDNGGQIHMVIDITQEMPELIRTQADILPSVSEQTSVWAHSQITEVEMEETNVEPKVHLSLDPIMESNVQHANVQHANIQHANVQHANVQHNVVQHVFLPKTVIRPETCTPCRKRIRFGKVAVKCRDCRVIAHPECKQMCVEQCSSNTQRTVQAGEDTLESFCPSAPPRIPALIIQCVKEIERRGLEEKGLYRVPGGERAVKELRERYLSAKAPLLLHRVDDIHVVCGLLKDFLRKLREPLITFTLHKTFMGAAELADDDNSSAMMMQAIGELPQPNRETLAFLILHLQRVTQSPHCQMDQNNLARVFGPTIIGHGMSEPSPLTIMRDTNTQPKVMLRLLSFPSDYWNRCLTAERDQPRSHTHPDQLISSLIQSNISNPTPALDRDRMFKPVTSPELSKYSRTPGGSSIKGRIKTLGNAFNNPILLCSRPKPRPEPAKKKFFTSPK
- the si:ch1073-416j23.1 gene encoding rac GTPase-activating protein 1 isoform X3, whose translation is MGEEFIRELLTLCLHRLAFEQNTHSELELIEVVRNFEVVRKKWLHAELELKKYKELLVKSDVARAALEVKLKHARNQVDVEIKKRNKVEADYQYLERQMLLMTKILAQDTKTNDCLNEEQRNILASFHHGGANITQQRGKRLSVIDASSFLSHSDISYDRTDDDLDLDSAVLKPLNSRPREKRRSSLGPNLGLPTQRRGRLSGRSGDLLSVRQSEKEVEATVVTASVSTPDNGGQIHMVIDITQEMPELIRTQADILPSVSEQTSVWAHSQITEVEMEETNVEPKVHLSLDPIMESNVQHANVQHANIQHANVQHANVQHNVVQHVFLPKTVIRPETCTPCRKRIRFGKVAVKCRDCRVIAHPECKQMCVEQCSSNTQRTVQAGEDTLESFCPSAPPRIPALIIQCVKEIERRGLEEKGLYRVPGGERAVKELRERYLSAKAPLLLHRVDDIHVVCGLLKDFLRKLREPLITFTLHKTFMGAAELADDDNSSAMMMQAIGELPQPNRETLAFLILHLQRVTQSPHCQMDQNNLARVFGPTIIGHGMSEPSPLTIMRDTNTQPKVMLRLLSFPSDYWNRCLTAERDQPRSHTHPDQLISSLIQSNISNPTPALDRDRMFKPVTSPELSKYSRTPGGSSIKGRIKTLGNAFNNPPKPRPEPAKKKFFTSPK
- the gmppaa gene encoding mannose-1-phosphate guanyltransferase alpha-A isoform X2 yields the protein MLKAVILIGGPQKGTRFRPLSFEVPKPLFPVAGVPMLQHHIEACTKVPNMKEILLIGFYQPNEELNRFLSSAQQEFKIPVRYLQEYAALGTGGGIYHFRDQILSGSPQEFFVLNADVCSEFPLEDMLRFQKEHGDSNSFIILATTANRKQSLNYGCIVENEQTSEVLHYVEKPSTFVSDIINCGIYLFTPEIFQHIGAVFRKNQQDVMLDEQCNGWQRAEVIRLEQDIFTALAAQEKLYVYKTDRFWSQIKSAGSAIYASRLYLTQYHKTHPERLATNKDRGPKVIGNVYVHPTANIDPTAVLGPNVSIGTGVTIGAGVRVRESIILHGATLQDHSCVLNSIIGWDSTVGKWARVEGTPSDPNPNDPYAKIDSETLFRDGKLTPSITILGCNVTIPSEVIILNSIVLPHKDLNRSFKNQIIL
- the gmppaa gene encoding mannose-1-phosphate guanyltransferase alpha-A isoform X3, producing the protein MLQHHIEACTKVPNMKEILLIGFYQPNEELNRFLSSAQQEFKIPVRYLQEYAALGTGGGIYHFRDQILSGSPQEFFVLNADVCSEFPLEDMLRFQKEHGDSNSFIILATTANRKQSLNYGCIVENEQTSEVLHYVEKPSTFVSDIINCGIYLFTPEIFQHIGAVFRKNQQDVMLYPYEGDEQCNGWQRAEVIRLEQDIFTALAAQEKLYVYKTDRFWSQIKSAGSAIYASRLYLTQYHKTHPERLATNKDRGPKVIGNVYVHPTANIDPTAVLGPNVSIGTGVTIGAGVRVRESIILHGATLQDHSCVLNSIIGWDSTVGKWARVEGTPSDPNPNDPYAKIDSETLFRDGKLTPSITILGCNVTIPSEVIILNSIVLPHKDLNRSFKNQIIL